Proteins from a genomic interval of Leptospira kanakyensis:
- the ybeY gene encoding rRNA maturation RNase YbeY, with protein MNSSLIVLSHLNDQWGGDTEIKSELVLKNSEQIIKFLSPSFLQSLELSILLVNDELMQEINLERRGYDKTTDVLSFPLYSDSPPIPFQILGEVVISMDTCRRQAKEIGHSIIDEFYRLLVHGILHLFGYDHETNEEDAIQMRKKEDECLELVFER; from the coding sequence ATGAACTCTTCGTTAATTGTGTTATCCCACCTGAATGACCAGTGGGGTGGGGACACAGAAATTAAGTCCGAACTTGTTTTAAAAAATTCCGAACAGATTATTAAATTTTTAAGTCCTAGTTTTCTGCAATCCTTAGAACTTTCGATTCTTCTTGTTAATGATGAACTGATGCAAGAAATCAATTTAGAAAGAAGGGGATACGATAAAACAACAGATGTATTATCCTTTCCACTTTATTCAGATTCTCCTCCAATTCCATTCCAAATCTTAGGTGAAGTTGTGATATCAATGGATACTTGCCGCAGACAGGCTAAAGAAATTGGTCATTCGATCATCGATGAATTTTACCGCCTTCTTGTACATGGAATCTTACATTTGTTTGGTTATGATCATGAAACAAACGAAGAAGATGCCATCCAAATGCGTAAAAAAGAAGATGAATGTTTGGAACTGGTGTTTGAACGTTAG
- a CDS encoding HD family phosphohydrolase, whose product MKALLDSPMTQITDFLTKVRPVSVVRNTQIVLVFLTLLFVTYVLSIPFFGQTKVDTDPDGLFSEGKIAPETIQSVKEFSYEDAEKTNGEKQKAVANVPFAFDKDFGILVAGIDTNLSEDVELLRTILAEGKGTPAVVKDRIPRWRNRTNEEIQAILDYPRKDKLKNFIEQYTNLIFSKYCIVKEDLPFSKDLDKAGAKIRNIGTQDQTSIIDGNLVIPRSQIYKEGPVASVLSKLASEKLPNVSDSLLKAVSRIGLYYVYSYPACNYNPEETENARMRAASSIPIQKSRIQANEVIVRSGDVITPEVKLKLDMMNRYATRANLASIISIFLTQCVLIVIVGFYLIRYRPNRLNDLSSNLIIFFTLWIVIASIYLLSKIFYATDNDLSGVYYFGMFVPVGMLCLLLGFVYDEQLSIAIGFFLAFAVFFASRYNPTSFMLAFTVAVMSSIYGRRLLKRIDFLKAGFLLTFVQILITTAGYLFDGREFYVSTGSGFFRDLTNSNLFRITVMCFVNGFASATAVQFLLPMYEYVFNIPTRFKLIELADTGHPLLQQLLTKAPSTYTHTFMVAALSERAAQNLNLDRLLVRVGVYFHDIGKIPNAGFFVENQHLIPKPEHIDKNNPALAAKTVIDHVLDGIEMAKKARLPREIISFIPEHHGTSTMAFFYHKALQEISPSARKNINKKDFQYPGPKPQSKETAIVMIADSLEAASRSLDEVSPESLDELIRKIVNSKLAENQLDESGLTIGDLEIIKSSFQEVLLSSLHQRPKYPKPEDTKALEVAGSKKNKK is encoded by the coding sequence ATGAAAGCCTTATTAGATTCACCAATGACCCAAATTACAGACTTCCTAACAAAGGTTAGGCCCGTATCTGTGGTTCGTAACACCCAAATTGTTTTGGTTTTTTTAACTCTTTTATTTGTTACCTACGTACTTTCCATTCCATTTTTTGGGCAAACAAAAGTGGATACAGATCCAGATGGTTTATTCTCCGAAGGTAAAATTGCGCCGGAGACCATCCAATCGGTAAAAGAATTTTCTTATGAAGATGCTGAAAAAACAAACGGGGAAAAACAAAAGGCAGTTGCCAATGTTCCTTTTGCTTTTGATAAAGATTTTGGAATTTTAGTCGCAGGCATTGATACAAATCTCTCTGAAGATGTAGAACTCCTTCGCACCATTCTAGCAGAAGGGAAGGGAACACCTGCGGTTGTTAAGGATCGAATTCCAAGATGGCGTAACCGTACCAATGAAGAAATCCAAGCCATCCTAGATTATCCAAGAAAAGATAAATTAAAGAACTTTATCGAACAATACACCAATTTGATTTTTTCTAAGTATTGTATTGTCAAAGAAGACCTTCCTTTTTCAAAAGATTTGGACAAAGCTGGGGCCAAAATCCGAAACATCGGAACCCAAGACCAAACATCCATCATTGATGGAAATTTGGTGATCCCTAGGTCTCAGATTTATAAAGAAGGCCCTGTTGCTTCCGTTTTATCAAAGTTAGCTTCTGAAAAGTTGCCAAATGTTTCCGATTCCCTACTCAAAGCTGTTTCAAGAATTGGACTTTATTATGTGTATTCTTATCCGGCATGTAATTACAACCCGGAAGAAACGGAAAACGCTCGGATGCGAGCGGCAAGTTCCATTCCCATTCAAAAAAGTCGGATCCAAGCCAATGAGGTGATTGTTCGTTCGGGCGATGTCATCACTCCAGAAGTAAAACTAAAACTGGATATGATGAACCGGTATGCCACTCGTGCAAACTTGGCATCCATTATCTCAATATTCTTAACTCAATGTGTTCTGATAGTGATTGTTGGATTTTATCTGATCCGTTACCGGCCAAACCGCTTAAACGATCTTTCTAGCAATCTAATTATCTTTTTTACTCTTTGGATTGTGATCGCGTCGATCTATCTACTATCTAAAATTTTCTATGCAACTGACAATGATTTGTCGGGGGTTTATTATTTTGGTATGTTTGTTCCAGTGGGGATGCTCTGTTTACTCCTTGGTTTTGTCTATGACGAACAACTTTCTATTGCCATTGGGTTTTTCTTAGCCTTTGCTGTATTTTTTGCATCCAGATACAATCCTACATCATTTATGTTGGCCTTTACTGTTGCCGTCATGAGTTCTATCTATGGAAGGCGGCTTCTCAAACGAATCGATTTTTTGAAGGCTGGGTTCCTTCTTACCTTTGTTCAGATTCTCATCACAACTGCCGGATATTTATTTGATGGAAGGGAGTTTTATGTATCCACGGGGTCTGGTTTTTTTCGCGACCTAACCAATTCCAATTTATTCCGAATCACTGTGATGTGTTTTGTGAATGGTTTCGCGAGTGCTACCGCGGTACAATTTTTGTTACCAATGTATGAATATGTATTTAATATTCCTACTCGTTTCAAATTGATTGAACTAGCGGACACTGGCCATCCATTGTTACAACAATTGTTAACCAAAGCTCCTTCCACCTATACTCATACCTTTATGGTAGCAGCTTTATCAGAACGAGCTGCCCAGAATTTGAACTTGGACCGACTTCTTGTTCGTGTAGGTGTGTACTTTCATGATATTGGAAAAATTCCCAATGCTGGTTTTTTTGTGGAAAACCAACACCTGATCCCCAAACCAGAACATATTGATAAAAACAATCCTGCCCTTGCTGCAAAAACTGTCATTGATCACGTGTTAGATGGGATTGAGATGGCAAAAAAAGCAAGGCTCCCGAGAGAAATCATTAGTTTTATCCCAGAACATCATGGAACCTCCACAATGGCTTTTTTTTACCACAAAGCCTTACAGGAAATTTCTCCCTCGGCTAGAAAGAATATAAACAAAAAAGATTTTCAATACCCTGGTCCAAAACCACAAAGTAAAGAAACTGCAATTGTGATGATTGCTGATTCTTTAGAAGCCGCATCTCGTTCATTAGATGAAGTATCTCCCGAAAGTTTAGATGAACTCATTCGTAAAATTGTGAACTCCAAACTAGCGGAGAACCAACTAGATGAAAGTGGGCTTACTATTGGAGATTTAGAAATTATCAAATCAAGTTTTCAAGAAGTACTACTCTCTAGTTTGCACCAAAGACCTAAATACCCTAAACCAGAAGATACCAAAGCACTGGAAGTTGCTGGTTCTAAAAAAAATAAAAAATGA
- a CDS encoding PhoH family protein — MDESFTFQEESLYQTVCGIGDSKLPLWESRLNVKLIPRGKSLIIQGNEDQVQVALDTFHKVEENFKRRPDKADYSFFDIDYLVGKVKDSSGGWPTPGSSDFQKEGETWTPRDKIFVTFKGKPIFPRTKNQESFVDSLHKNYITIAMGPAGTGKTFLSIASACRMMQTGEVDRLILTRPAVEAGENLGFLPGDLTQKVNPYLRPIYDALHECIGFEKTSEYLQVGKIEIAPIAFMRGRTLSHSFIILDEAQNCTLPQLKMFLTRFGKNSKMAISGDATQIDLAHGRSGLEKTVYTLRNLNGIETIFFGREDITRHPIVESIVRRFEENESLFSKKP; from the coding sequence ATGGATGAAAGTTTTACATTTCAGGAAGAGTCCCTCTACCAAACGGTATGTGGGATTGGAGACAGCAAACTCCCGTTATGGGAAAGTCGCCTCAATGTAAAACTCATCCCCAGAGGAAAATCTCTCATCATCCAAGGAAACGAGGACCAAGTCCAAGTGGCCTTGGATACTTTCCATAAAGTGGAAGAGAACTTCAAACGTAGACCAGACAAAGCCGATTATTCTTTTTTTGATATTGATTACTTGGTGGGTAAGGTAAAAGATTCCAGTGGTGGATGGCCCACTCCTGGTTCCTCTGACTTTCAAAAGGAAGGGGAAACTTGGACTCCGAGAGACAAAATCTTTGTCACCTTCAAAGGAAAACCCATCTTTCCTCGAACAAAAAATCAGGAAAGTTTTGTCGATAGCCTTCATAAAAATTATATCACCATTGCTATGGGTCCAGCCGGAACCGGTAAAACTTTTTTATCCATCGCATCAGCTTGTCGAATGATGCAAACGGGAGAAGTGGACCGGCTTATCCTCACTCGTCCCGCAGTGGAAGCCGGTGAAAACTTAGGTTTTTTACCAGGTGACTTAACACAAAAAGTAAACCCATACCTCCGTCCCATCTATGATGCGTTACACGAATGTATTGGTTTTGAAAAAACAAGCGAATACTTACAAGTGGGGAAAATTGAAATTGCACCCATTGCCTTTATGAGAGGTCGGACACTTTCTCATTCCTTTATTATCTTGGATGAAGCACAAAACTGTACTTTGCCACAGTTAAAAATGTTTCTCACTCGGTTTGGTAAAAATTCCAAAATGGCAATCTCTGGAGATGCCACCCAAATTGATTTGGCTCATGGTCGTTCGGGACTAGAAAAAACGGTGTATACATTAAGAAATCTAAATGGGATCGAAACAATTTTCTTTGGAAGGGAGGATATTACACGTCACCCTATCGTCGAATCTATCGTACGCCGTTTTGAAGAAAACGAAAGCCTATTTTCGAAAAAACCATGA
- the rpsR gene encoding 30S ribosomal protein S18 has translation MEDDEKGGFRGKDGEGKFGRKNAKYKKKVCKFCADKALLAGLDYKRVDILERFVTNRGKIIPRRITGTCGKHQRALAREIRKSRSIGLLPFKVL, from the coding sequence ATGGAAGACGACGAAAAAGGCGGTTTCCGTGGTAAAGACGGAGAAGGCAAATTCGGTCGTAAAAACGCAAAATATAAAAAGAAAGTATGTAAGTTCTGTGCTGACAAAGCCCTACTTGCAGGACTTGATTACAAACGAGTAGACATCTTAGAAAGATTTGTTACGAACCGTGGTAAAATCATTCCAAGAAGAATCACTGGAACTTGTGGCAAACACCAAAGAGCACTCGCTCGTGAAATCAGAAAATCCAGATCCATCGGCTTATTGCCGTTTAAAGTTCTGTAG
- the dnaB gene encoding replicative DNA helicase: MNSNPLQEIESEKNLIGYLLMRGVAGQEDLGLSPDDFYMDSHRRVFEAVTDLINEGINIDLVTVTNQMREKRLFKDESRDLEYITSLYKDTVPFQPLEYYVRRVKRVSDRRKYVEALNQAIDKVKVEPGENDSIFSIVEQSLMDISRQERSKGLRKVKDDANALIDYIKNVVAASQNGTGGINGLKTHFTGLDMATTGLKSHELMILAARPGNGKTTFALNIAANAALKERKTVVIFSLEMSRIELLLKLISADARIDSYALKAGTLTSAQMTQLKDSIGNITSASLYIDDSGYLTIQEFSARLRQLRTTEEVGLVIVDYLQLMSDPKAAMGGRQQEVANISRGLKQMAREVGCPIIALSQMNRSIENRSKDQRPQLSDLRESGAIEQDADIVCFIYREEMVKPPEELDPNKRGMAEIIIAKNRAGATADFPLMFNPKISRFDNVPL; the protein is encoded by the coding sequence ATGAATTCTAACCCCCTTCAGGAGATAGAGTCTGAGAAGAACTTAATCGGTTACCTACTCATGAGAGGGGTAGCCGGGCAGGAAGACTTAGGTCTAAGCCCGGATGACTTCTATATGGACAGCCATAGGCGAGTCTTTGAAGCCGTCACAGATCTTATCAATGAAGGAATCAATATCGACCTAGTTACGGTCACAAACCAAATGCGAGAAAAACGTCTTTTTAAAGACGAATCTCGCGACTTGGAATACATCACTTCTCTTTACAAAGATACTGTTCCTTTCCAACCACTAGAATACTATGTGCGGCGTGTGAAACGTGTTTCGGACAGACGTAAGTATGTCGAAGCATTAAACCAAGCCATTGACAAAGTCAAAGTAGAACCTGGTGAAAACGATTCTATATTCAGTATCGTAGAACAGTCGCTAATGGATATTTCTCGCCAAGAGAGATCCAAAGGTTTACGAAAAGTAAAAGATGATGCCAATGCCCTCATCGATTATATCAAAAATGTAGTGGCAGCCAGCCAAAATGGAACGGGTGGAATCAATGGATTAAAAACCCATTTTACCGGTCTTGATATGGCAACCACTGGTCTTAAGTCACACGAACTTATGATCCTTGCCGCCCGTCCTGGAAATGGAAAAACTACGTTTGCTTTGAATATCGCAGCCAATGCGGCTTTGAAAGAGCGTAAAACAGTTGTTATTTTCTCTCTGGAGATGAGCCGGATCGAACTACTTCTCAAACTTATCAGTGCGGATGCAAGGATAGATTCCTATGCCTTAAAAGCAGGAACTCTTACTTCAGCACAGATGACCCAACTGAAAGACAGTATTGGGAATATTACATCTGCAAGTTTGTACATTGATGATTCTGGATATTTGACCATCCAAGAATTTTCAGCAAGACTACGCCAGCTTCGTACCACAGAAGAAGTGGGTCTTGTGATTGTGGATTATTTGCAGCTAATGAGTGATCCCAAAGCAGCCATGGGTGGAAGGCAACAAGAGGTTGCCAATATTTCCAGGGGTCTCAAACAAATGGCCCGGGAAGTAGGGTGTCCCATCATTGCATTGTCGCAGATGAACCGTTCCATTGAAAACCGCTCCAAAGACCAACGGCCACAATTATCCGACTTACGGGAGTCAGGTGCCATTGAGCAGGATGCGGACATTGTATGTTTTATATATCGGGAAGAAATGGTGAAACCTCCCGAAGAGCTTGACCCAAACAAAAGGGGAATGGCTGAAATCATCATCGCCAAAAACAGAGCGGGTGCTACGGCCGATTTTCCATTGATGTTCAATCCGAAGATCAGCCGTTTCGACAACGTTCCATTATAA
- a CDS encoding single-stranded DNA-binding protein — translation MANDLNKVLLIGRMTRDPEFKSVNGSSVVNFSIANNRVYVTNGEKKEETHYFDCVAWGRLADILKQYAGKGKQVAIEGRLQQQSWETPEGKKASKIRVYVESAQLLGGQGQGGGSGDRTDNSNSYDSGVSNGYDDYPAGDDDIPF, via the coding sequence ATGGCTAACGATCTCAACAAAGTACTTTTAATCGGTCGAATGACCCGTGATCCGGAATTTAAATCGGTGAACGGAAGTTCTGTTGTCAATTTTTCAATTGCGAATAACAGAGTTTATGTGACTAACGGTGAAAAAAAAGAGGAAACTCATTATTTTGACTGTGTTGCATGGGGCCGACTCGCTGACATATTAAAACAATATGCTGGCAAAGGGAAACAAGTAGCGATTGAAGGCAGACTTCAACAACAGTCCTGGGAAACTCCTGAAGGCAAAAAAGCCTCCAAAATCCGCGTTTATGTCGAATCCGCACAATTGTTAGGTGGACAAGGACAGGGTGGTGGATCGGGAGACCGAACTGATAATTCCAATTCTTATGATTCCGGCGTAAGTAATGGTTATGATGATTATCCAGCCGGTGATGACGACATTCCTTTTTGA
- a CDS encoding CapA family protein — protein sequence MPKFRFFLFLILLLPLVLFSADIPESEEPKLELPIKDLYHFRTETGETIQYPKSTKLWFGGDVMFNWGVRDSMKTEDPYFPFRSFFSYLKNFDFRFLNLETPILHKTPAADQRKSYVFFGERRDLLVLRMFGIDGVFLGNNHTMDFGENGLSDTLELLDEFGIPHTGAGKNTDEALVPITVSKQNTEYRIFSFSDTGETRLFSGTKSPGAAYFRVGTAERLIKKTKPNQVNLLSVHWGVEYNPFPMDTERNAAKYLVNAGYKVIIGHHPHVPQGIEVFPKGVVIYSLGNFLFGSKNQYLKHNISVVLHFDADKLLFVEVVPVFGKHQSLPGDHYFFPLDPKEAEIFLKEYAILCKQLGTDLVISGGRGYVFFDKELKAKLKP from the coding sequence ATGCCTAAGTTTCGTTTCTTTTTATTTCTGATTTTGTTATTGCCGCTCGTTCTATTTTCTGCGGACATTCCAGAGTCAGAAGAACCAAAACTCGAATTACCCATAAAGGATCTTTATCATTTCCGCACGGAAACGGGAGAAACCATCCAATACCCCAAATCCACCAAATTATGGTTTGGTGGGGATGTGATGTTCAATTGGGGTGTTCGGGATTCGATGAAAACAGAGGATCCATACTTTCCCTTTCGTAGTTTTTTTAGTTATCTAAAGAATTTTGATTTTCGGTTTCTCAATTTAGAAACACCCATCCTTCATAAAACACCAGCCGCCGACCAAAGGAAGTCCTATGTTTTTTTCGGCGAAAGGAGAGATCTTTTGGTGCTTCGGATGTTTGGGATTGATGGAGTTTTTCTCGGAAATAATCATACCATGGATTTTGGCGAAAATGGTTTGAGTGATACACTCGAGCTTCTAGATGAATTTGGAATTCCGCATACGGGAGCTGGTAAAAATACCGATGAAGCCTTGGTTCCCATTACCGTATCCAAACAAAATACCGAATACAGGATTTTTTCTTTTTCTGATACAGGAGAAACTCGGTTGTTTTCGGGAACCAAATCCCCTGGGGCAGCTTACTTCCGAGTGGGAACGGCGGAAAGGCTGATTAAAAAAACAAAACCAAACCAAGTCAATCTTCTCTCCGTGCACTGGGGTGTGGAATACAATCCCTTCCCAATGGATACAGAAAGAAATGCTGCCAAATATTTGGTGAATGCTGGTTATAAGGTGATCATCGGTCACCATCCCCATGTCCCTCAAGGGATCGAAGTATTTCCCAAAGGAGTTGTGATTTATTCCCTTGGAAATTTTCTTTTTGGTTCTAAAAATCAATACTTAAAACACAATATCTCTGTGGTTCTACATTTTGATGCCGACAAACTTTTGTTTGTGGAAGTGGTTCCTGTTTTTGGAAAACACCAGTCTCTACCGGGTGATCATTATTTTTTTCCCTTAGACCCAAAAGAGGCAGAGATTTTTTTAAAAGAATATGCAATCCTTTGTAAACAACTAGGAACGGATCTTGTGATTTCTGGGGGAAGGGGTTATGTTTTTTTTGATAAGGAACTAAAGGCCAAACTAAAACCGTAA
- the rpsF gene encoding 30S ribosomal protein S6, which yields MRNYEITNILREGNVEETKSAVKDLLSKYNFTIQGEEDWGSKRLWHPVGQDEQGHFTLIKCSGSPTEVSKIEHEFKLNGNILKTLVIRANG from the coding sequence ATGAGAAACTACGAAATCACGAATATTCTTCGTGAAGGTAATGTAGAAGAGACGAAGTCTGCAGTAAAAGACTTACTCTCCAAATACAACTTCACGATCCAAGGCGAAGAGGATTGGGGTTCTAAAAGACTCTGGCATCCCGTTGGACAAGACGAACAAGGCCACTTCACACTCATCAAGTGTTCCGGATCCCCTACAGAAGTATCAAAGATCGAACATGAGTTTAAACTCAATGGGAACATCTTAAAAACCCTAGTAATCAGGGCCAATGGCTAA
- the recO gene encoding DNA repair protein RecO produces the protein MAIRKEKGIVIQSRDIGDSDRMISLAGESQVRMNFLSKGIRKSKRRAIITTEIGSLVEVDYYDQAEKDWKSIKEVHLVNRYDELKSDYLGTLFVLYVTELTSFLYPEGESHPFLFQLLSGSLNTSNEKGFQKQILPFFKLRALAHMGHFPTEFYCHTCGEEVLLKPAAYFSVAEREFLCSDCHPLPKDHLPVLKLFHTMLSKKFSNVLGIFLGESEYRDGDLILNQFLRSLFGKELKSYFEFYKTIGYL, from the coding sequence ATGGCCATCCGAAAAGAAAAGGGAATCGTCATCCAGAGCCGCGATATTGGTGATAGTGACCGAATGATTAGTTTGGCTGGTGAGTCGCAGGTGCGGATGAATTTTCTCAGCAAAGGAATTCGTAAATCCAAACGACGTGCCATCATTACTACAGAGATTGGATCACTTGTGGAAGTGGATTATTATGATCAGGCTGAAAAAGATTGGAAGTCCATTAAGGAAGTCCATCTAGTCAATCGGTATGATGAATTAAAATCTGACTATTTAGGAACTTTGTTTGTTTTGTATGTTACGGAACTAACTTCCTTTCTTTATCCAGAAGGGGAAAGTCATCCGTTTTTATTCCAACTTTTATCAGGTAGTTTAAATACATCCAACGAAAAGGGTTTCCAAAAACAAATCCTGCCATTCTTTAAATTACGTGCTCTAGCCCACATGGGTCATTTTCCCACAGAATTTTACTGCCATACTTGCGGGGAAGAGGTTCTGTTGAAACCGGCAGCTTATTTTTCTGTGGCCGAACGTGAATTTTTATGTTCTGATTGCCACCCTCTGCCTAAAGATCATTTGCCTGTTTTGAAACTGTTTCATACTATGTTATCAAAGAAATTTTCGAACGTACTCGGGATTTTTCTCGGGGAATCTGAATATAGAGATGGTGATTTGATTTTAAATCAGTTTTTACGTTCTCTTTTTGGAAAAGAGTTAAAATCATACTTCGAATTTTATAAAACAATAGGGTATTTATGA
- the aspS gene encoding aspartate--tRNA ligase, producing the protein MNQWVSSEYKNRISATSVSDASVGKTLFLSGWAFRYRDQGGVIFIDLRDRSGILQIVARKEILGDDFSKVEKIRSEFVIAVKGKLSLRDAESVNPKMETGKYELIAESVEILNTSKTPPFTLDEFDPSGEEIRLKYRYLDMRREELRDRLVLRHKLTFALREYLDSKSFLEIETPILNKSTPEGARDFLVPSRLNAGEFYALPQSPQLFKQILMIGGMERYFQIVKCFRDEDLRADRQPEFTQLDMEFSFVTEDDIRREIEAMWAFALKKVFNLEVSAPFATMPYHVAMEEYGSDKPDIRFGMKLVNVSEIVKDADFQVFSAAVSGGGVVKAICVPGGSVISRKEIEDLTSWLSRDFRAKGLAYMKHGANGLESTITKRFTPEALAAIAKAVGSKEGDMVFFGADSSKIVNASLGALRLKLSEKYDPPKVPYSFHWVVDFPMFELDETTKTWTFLHHPFTSPKEEDFDKLRDWKAGKSVDLSSIGAKAYDLVLNGTEIGGGSIRIHNPEIQSLVLEAIGIGEEDAKSKFGFLLDALSFGAPPHGGIAFGVDRIMMLLTGGTSIRDVIAFPKTQKGTCMMSEAPGPVEAKQLEELKLRVVTI; encoded by the coding sequence TTGAATCAGTGGGTCAGTTCCGAATACAAAAATAGAATTAGCGCAACAAGTGTCTCCGATGCCTCTGTTGGTAAAACTTTATTCCTTTCCGGTTGGGCGTTTCGTTACCGCGACCAAGGGGGAGTGATCTTTATCGATCTTCGTGATCGTTCGGGAATTTTACAAATTGTTGCTCGTAAAGAAATTTTGGGTGATGACTTCTCCAAAGTAGAAAAAATTCGTTCCGAGTTTGTGATTGCAGTCAAAGGAAAACTTTCCCTTCGCGATGCAGAATCGGTAAACCCAAAGATGGAGACCGGTAAATACGAACTGATCGCAGAATCAGTGGAAATTTTAAATACTTCTAAAACACCTCCCTTTACATTAGATGAGTTTGATCCCTCCGGAGAAGAGATTCGGTTAAAGTATCGTTATCTCGATATGCGCCGTGAAGAACTTCGGGATCGTTTGGTTTTACGTCACAAACTAACGTTTGCTTTACGTGAGTATTTGGATAGTAAATCCTTTTTAGAAATTGAAACTCCGATTTTAAATAAATCCACACCAGAAGGGGCACGTGATTTCCTCGTTCCTTCTCGTTTGAATGCCGGTGAGTTTTATGCTCTCCCTCAGTCCCCACAACTTTTCAAACAGATCCTAATGATTGGGGGAATGGAACGGTACTTCCAAATCGTAAAGTGTTTTCGAGATGAGGACTTACGTGCGGACAGACAACCGGAATTCACTCAGTTGGATATGGAATTTTCTTTTGTAACAGAAGACGATATCCGTCGTGAAATTGAAGCTATGTGGGCCTTTGCTTTAAAGAAAGTTTTTAATTTAGAAGTCAGTGCCCCTTTTGCCACTATGCCGTATCATGTGGCGATGGAAGAGTATGGTTCGGACAAACCAGACATTCGGTTTGGAATGAAACTAGTCAATGTATCCGAGATTGTCAAAGATGCAGACTTCCAAGTATTCAGTGCTGCTGTTTCTGGTGGCGGGGTAGTGAAGGCGATTTGTGTTCCTGGTGGGTCTGTGATTTCTCGTAAAGAAATTGAAGACTTAACTTCTTGGTTGTCCCGCGACTTCCGAGCGAAAGGCCTTGCGTATATGAAACATGGTGCTAATGGACTTGAGTCCACAATCACCAAACGATTCACGCCAGAAGCACTGGCTGCCATTGCCAAAGCGGTTGGATCCAAAGAAGGGGATATGGTATTTTTTGGTGCCGACTCCTCTAAAATTGTGAATGCCTCACTTGGTGCCCTACGTTTGAAATTATCGGAAAAATATGATCCACCTAAGGTTCCCTATAGTTTCCATTGGGTCGTGGATTTTCCTATGTTTGAACTGGATGAAACCACAAAAACTTGGACCTTCCTCCACCATCCTTTCACTTCTCCCAAAGAAGAAGACTTTGATAAACTAAGAGATTGGAAGGCTGGGAAATCGGTTGACCTTTCTTCGATAGGTGCTAAAGCTTATGATCTAGTTCTCAATGGCACAGAAATTGGTGGTGGTTCCATCCGGATCCATAACCCTGAAATCCAAAGCCTTGTTTTGGAAGCGATTGGAATTGGAGAAGAAGATGCTAAGTCTAAATTTGGATTTTTACTCGATGCTCTTTCTTTCGGTGCACCACCGCATGGAGGAATTGCTTTTGGAGTGGATCGGATTATGATGTTACTCACTGGGGGAACTTCCATTCGTGATGTCATTGCCTTCCCGAAAACTCAGAAAGGAACTTGTATGATGAGTGAAGCGCCAGGTCCTGTTGAGGCAAAACAACTAGAAGAATTAAAACTCAGGGTAGTCACTATCTAA
- the rplI gene encoding 50S ribosomal protein L9: protein MKVVLQKDVLNLGDAGDVKEVADGYARNFLIPRRFAVRANDGNTKAAVHQKRLAELKREKRVKVMKELSASIEGKTYEVKVKVGENDKLFGSVTANDIALAIKNTGVELDKRKLDLGEPIKSVGEFKIKVRLAEGVAPQIVVKVVGQA from the coding sequence ATGAAAGTTGTATTGCAAAAAGATGTATTGAATCTTGGTGATGCTGGTGATGTGAAAGAAGTTGCTGATGGTTATGCACGTAACTTCCTCATTCCTAGAAGATTTGCAGTCCGTGCAAATGATGGAAACACAAAAGCTGCAGTCCACCAAAAGAGACTTGCTGAACTGAAACGCGAAAAACGCGTGAAAGTGATGAAAGAACTTTCTGCTTCTATCGAAGGTAAAACTTACGAAGTAAAAGTGAAAGTGGGTGAGAACGACAAACTTTTCGGTTCTGTAACAGCGAATGATATTGCACTAGCAATTAAAAACACTGGAGTAGAGCTCGACAAACGTAAGTTAGATTTAGGTGAGCCAATTAAATCAGTAGGCGAATTCAAAATCAAAGTTCGTTTGGCTGAAGGTGTTGCTCCTCAAATCGTAGTTAAAGTCGTCGGCCAAGCATAG